The Rana temporaria chromosome 13, aRanTem1.1, whole genome shotgun sequence genome has a window encoding:
- the ZC2HC1C gene encoding zinc finger C2HC domain-containing protein 1C isoform X1 codes for MDTGAGTSWLQQTCNQYVCAHIRKQKFLQLVSRGFVRLKRASMARLKMAPNAYPEGLVESRLPTLQAPKMPSRLELLKNDYQERNLRVKEEKMMTLLKQQQERISHRATNSSLYTAYPSQHKSFHEVHQNPYSSPWAPEESAWASNWTVSKRTAGIDRAHPLKPVYHRKATTHVPGSHHPPSANRYKPPPVQEQVRSKSGPARTNPWQQLEKKESNLEAEIRRKEALLREKLRKTEEELRRMQREREEAEMEDGRVQEIQDPRRVQEIQDPRRVQEIRDPRRVQEIQDPRRVQEIQDTRRVQEIQDTRRVRAATTQHRATKTYHYSGYSEQKHGEDRPHHVEDRSYHVEDRSYQDIEAKSQVQEPTLDRSTKHIGQTKNVTPPLTNGSSHITMAPQGAQTNRSAIGDDVEVNEEDLVPCDLCGRRFMVHRLEKHMQVCQKMLNSKRKVFDSSKARAKGTDLEQYLHTKGRTKDPPPQVKGSSWRQKHESFIRNIRQARVVQDVVSKGGKPSDVPPPPPDENPDYVTCPHCSRRFAPRPAERHIPMCATIKNRPCPPPGRRR; via the exons GGCCAGCATGGCGAGGCTCAAGATGGCTCCAAACGCATACCCCGAGGGGTTAGTTGAATCAAGGCTTCCTACACTGCAAGCCCCTAAAATGCCGTCCCGACTAGAGTTGTTAAAGAACGACTACCAAGAGCGAAACCTCCGAGTCAAAGAGGAGAAGATGATGACTCTGCTAAAACAGCAACAAGAGCGCATCTCACACAGGGCCACCAACTCTTCCCTGTACACTGCATATCCTTCTCAACACAAGTCATTTCATGAAGTCCACCAGAACCCATATTCAAGTCCCTGGGCCCCAGAGGAAAGCGCATGGGCCTCTAACTGGACAGTAAGCAAGAGGACTGCTGGCATAGACCGCGCACATCCTCTCAAACCAGTCTATCACAGGAAGGCCACCACACACGTGCCCGGCAGCCATCACCCTCCGTCAGCTAACAGGTACAAACCTCCTCCAGTACAAGAGCAGGTAAGGTCCAAATCTGGCCCAGCCCGGACAAACCCTTGGCAACAGCTTGAGAAAAAGGAGTCCAACCTGGAAGCTGAAATTCGCAGGAAAGAAGCGCTGCTAAGAGAAAAGCTGCGGAAAACAGAGGAAGAACTGCGCCgcatgcagagagagagagaagaggcggAAATGGAAGACGGGAGAGTCCAAGAGATTCAGGACCCCAGGAGAGTCCAAGAGATTCAGGACCCCAGGAGAGTCCAAGAGATTCGGGACCCCAGGAGAGTCCAAGAGATTCAGGACCCCAGGAGAGTCCAAGAGATTCAGGACACCAGAAGAGTCCAAGAGATTCAGGACACCAGGAGAGTGAGGGCAGCCACAACCCAGCACCGGGCAACAAAGACCTACCATTATTCAGGCTACAGCGAACAGAAACACGGGGAGGACAGACCTCATCATGTGGAGGACAGATCCTATCATGTGGAGGACAGATCCTATCAGGACATAGAAGCTAAAAGCCAGGTCCAGGAGCCGACCTTAGATAGGAGCACAAAACATATCGGACAAACCAAGAATGTTACTCCACCGCTGACAAATGGCTCGTCCCATATCACAATGGCACCCCAAGGTGCTCAAACCAACAGATCCGCCATAGGCGATGACGTAGAGGTCAATGAAGAGGACTTGGTTCCATGTGACCTGTGCGGGCGACGTTTTATGGTGCATCGTCTAGAGAAACATATGCAGGTCTGCCAGAAGATGCTGAACTCCAAAAGGAAGGTGTTTGATTCTTCCAAAGCAAGGGCCAAAGGGACCGACCTCGAGCAATATCTACACACCAAAGGAAGAACGAAAGACCCACCACCACAG GTCAAAGGCAGCTCATGGCGTCAGAAGCACGAGTCTTTCATCCGAAACATTCGCCAGGCTCGCGTGGTGCAGGACGTTGTGAGCAAAGGAGGGAAACCATCTGACGTGCCTCCACCTCCACCAGATGAAAATCCAGATTATGTGACCTGTCCTCACTGCAGTCGCCGCTTTGCTCCACGACCTGCCGAACGCCATATACCCATGTGTGCAACGATTAAGAACAGGCCCTGTCCTCCTCCAGGCCGGCGACGCTGA
- the ZC2HC1C gene encoding zinc finger C2HC domain-containing protein 1C isoform X2 codes for MARLKMAPNAYPEGLVESRLPTLQAPKMPSRLELLKNDYQERNLRVKEEKMMTLLKQQQERISHRATNSSLYTAYPSQHKSFHEVHQNPYSSPWAPEESAWASNWTVSKRTAGIDRAHPLKPVYHRKATTHVPGSHHPPSANRYKPPPVQEQVRSKSGPARTNPWQQLEKKESNLEAEIRRKEALLREKLRKTEEELRRMQREREEAEMEDGRVQEIQDPRRVQEIQDPRRVQEIRDPRRVQEIQDPRRVQEIQDTRRVQEIQDTRRVRAATTQHRATKTYHYSGYSEQKHGEDRPHHVEDRSYHVEDRSYQDIEAKSQVQEPTLDRSTKHIGQTKNVTPPLTNGSSHITMAPQGAQTNRSAIGDDVEVNEEDLVPCDLCGRRFMVHRLEKHMQVCQKMLNSKRKVFDSSKARAKGTDLEQYLHTKGRTKDPPPQVKGSSWRQKHESFIRNIRQARVVQDVVSKGGKPSDVPPPPPDENPDYVTCPHCSRRFAPRPAERHIPMCATIKNRPCPPPGRRR; via the exons ATGGCGAGGCTCAAGATGGCTCCAAACGCATACCCCGAGGGGTTAGTTGAATCAAGGCTTCCTACACTGCAAGCCCCTAAAATGCCGTCCCGACTAGAGTTGTTAAAGAACGACTACCAAGAGCGAAACCTCCGAGTCAAAGAGGAGAAGATGATGACTCTGCTAAAACAGCAACAAGAGCGCATCTCACACAGGGCCACCAACTCTTCCCTGTACACTGCATATCCTTCTCAACACAAGTCATTTCATGAAGTCCACCAGAACCCATATTCAAGTCCCTGGGCCCCAGAGGAAAGCGCATGGGCCTCTAACTGGACAGTAAGCAAGAGGACTGCTGGCATAGACCGCGCACATCCTCTCAAACCAGTCTATCACAGGAAGGCCACCACACACGTGCCCGGCAGCCATCACCCTCCGTCAGCTAACAGGTACAAACCTCCTCCAGTACAAGAGCAGGTAAGGTCCAAATCTGGCCCAGCCCGGACAAACCCTTGGCAACAGCTTGAGAAAAAGGAGTCCAACCTGGAAGCTGAAATTCGCAGGAAAGAAGCGCTGCTAAGAGAAAAGCTGCGGAAAACAGAGGAAGAACTGCGCCgcatgcagagagagagagaagaggcggAAATGGAAGACGGGAGAGTCCAAGAGATTCAGGACCCCAGGAGAGTCCAAGAGATTCAGGACCCCAGGAGAGTCCAAGAGATTCGGGACCCCAGGAGAGTCCAAGAGATTCAGGACCCCAGGAGAGTCCAAGAGATTCAGGACACCAGAAGAGTCCAAGAGATTCAGGACACCAGGAGAGTGAGGGCAGCCACAACCCAGCACCGGGCAACAAAGACCTACCATTATTCAGGCTACAGCGAACAGAAACACGGGGAGGACAGACCTCATCATGTGGAGGACAGATCCTATCATGTGGAGGACAGATCCTATCAGGACATAGAAGCTAAAAGCCAGGTCCAGGAGCCGACCTTAGATAGGAGCACAAAACATATCGGACAAACCAAGAATGTTACTCCACCGCTGACAAATGGCTCGTCCCATATCACAATGGCACCCCAAGGTGCTCAAACCAACAGATCCGCCATAGGCGATGACGTAGAGGTCAATGAAGAGGACTTGGTTCCATGTGACCTGTGCGGGCGACGTTTTATGGTGCATCGTCTAGAGAAACATATGCAGGTCTGCCAGAAGATGCTGAACTCCAAAAGGAAGGTGTTTGATTCTTCCAAAGCAAGGGCCAAAGGGACCGACCTCGAGCAATATCTACACACCAAAGGAAGAACGAAAGACCCACCACCACAG GTCAAAGGCAGCTCATGGCGTCAGAAGCACGAGTCTTTCATCCGAAACATTCGCCAGGCTCGCGTGGTGCAGGACGTTGTGAGCAAAGGAGGGAAACCATCTGACGTGCCTCCACCTCCACCAGATGAAAATCCAGATTATGTGACCTGTCCTCACTGCAGTCGCCGCTTTGCTCCACGACCTGCCGAACGCCATATACCCATGTGTGCAACGATTAAGAACAGGCCCTGTCCTCCTCCAGGCCGGCGACGCTGA